A portion of the Plasmodium gaboni strain SY75 chromosome 5, whole genome shotgun sequence genome contains these proteins:
- a CDS encoding hypothetical protein (conserved Plasmodium protein, unknown function) — MEVRKEKKKKNACNLKEDEKKKTSKVFIEKTIIGDKGSDIKKKIEIKKRDNNDNKKEKNKSNDNKNSFYNLDKKMSKVDDEKKIKEQVNNKDNNSTDNMKNKNNNDDNDEIKKKNYNKLRRKLKNLNYNEYLCVLCTPLVQIIFDDLIQAIHNFQKLSDKYEELQQKYKILKNEEIREGDEKEKKDYINGQAKIIKNDKDDNHTKDDNNKRNDNSNVDGNNNDSDNNPLLCEIYENKIKELNKRLDEECKLKEQYILENKKLEISLNIIKQNKNKEHNEEEIDTSSYELSLSDTHDSNYKRITSYDDIELEKKKKIYQKMGKKILKNKHSSIINDHTLSLGKELSYYKNLCKEFKVELELLRNRQKGDILAQMEDTMTQGNDKSFEEKDQEINYLKERLHEYEIEIRKLNELRLINGVKEQKTLRDNESLSESMLNENSQNFHNYQNEKNDEKTYSMDDNNNNNNNNNNNNSFNWRGSKNDNSTYDVDNFNKIIKSKDNEIFHLKNQVVLLETQLEIKNDDEKNFNEIYNGKIKGDNNIYINMNKSGESYSSTKEGETCEEDVEKRKGTENIINDKDNKMKNMQDEYKAYLELDELRVDMKLKEENIEELEKIILKLKKELKEERKKSEKYERKYNEEKSELAILKEEMHSLEKQIEVKQSEFDLNKNTINNLKLESAEFNNIISCSNETKKHLTDYIHNLLNKLSECNEKMNELKDMNILTNQKIEGYKNEIRKLKTDLIDSNNQVDEFATLLDKKDEAIENYKYKLENINKEYSNINMKYNEILKDNQNLQIQNSSNNANSTLIIQQLQQEIDILNITNNHLKKVEEDYKIILQEKTIIEDAAIKIQTELKKSVEKIKNLEVYIQTLSVEIGNIKTQRDDSLDALTKVAIDKTQYENELIQSKNIIYELKKQIDEYQNNARFVENNISEISKIHIKKEEEYTLLKNEVKSLRENLNEKNIKLQLLEEKEKKLEQNHIVYNNFHLEAQKKYNSYEKVIDNLKREIDELNINNSDNIVIIEKLKEELQREQNKKYNINYDYVDGFMDNQMDISLSSNKYDNINNNNINNNNSVKVQNLDNTYDVSNIKHDHKNIVSDISGINHKIDGDTQRKEQENIYNNVQNDKKTIYKGEDNNNLTYEYNDDFNIFINSNKTKVKSKTKNNIDIRENKENVENYSNDSIKNEGHDDENKERKEELPREKKQVDTHFDNVCVKKEDIKNKDTNDSKNIKKNYDKNEEDLLHSTSSDMSSYLGNNDISLFSSAKLKKMFNLSHTYNKKNNADNKMDSVNKLKVVNKTNTDDVISSSKKNKNDYYDDMAYDLKKNWTYNKGEKKKSGQENKEYINNDIKGNDNHIMIDKKNINKDSINKKDSMIKPINMKKKYNLDSSFIDIIDKSIYKNNQKNNLVSQITSDEENDEKFPLFYVEENKNRNKNKMDMQNKGDMSNLEDEFDEDMMVKGVINMKDNKNNKKNKNNNNNNNSDKNDNYNNNLSRYHSRNVNKISRQNNDQNDNYINNKITDSNVRNKSYNEKNKKKNYNFISQTSYEANSNNSSIVLLDSLSSDMGPNISVDKYNQTKNKEMINNNNSKGDRNEYNNDLYSSNDYNNLKKGTFLISDNSRGVKMNTYDGKDNKNKYTYDNKNKYTYDDKNKYTYDNNYNMNKTNSKMDKSYENKKKYTNIKNNNNNNNNNNNYNYDKYDNYDNYDNVYNKAVIRNEPVISNKSKIKKDLYNKYMDVLKSLKSEEMDASVNTTNNKTIDFTNDFTKTQENSTSILSSSKTLQKDSLLSNLSKFKFNEELHEYSCDPLTIIKPIEESNRDYFE; from the exons ATGGAAGTAAGgaaagagaaaaaaaaaaaaaacgcatgtaatttaaaagaagaTGAGAAAAAGAAAACGTCCAAAGTATTTATTGAAAAAACTATAATTGGAGATAAGGGGAgtgatataaaaaagaaaatcgaaataaagaaaagagataacaatgataataaaaaggaaaagaacaaaagtaatgataataagaacagtttttataatttagACAAAAAAATGAGTAAAGTTGATGATgagaagaaaataaaagaacaagttaataataaagataataattcaactgataatatgaaaaataaaaacaataatgatgataatgatgaaataaaaaaaaaaaattataataaattaagaagaaaattaaaaaatctgaattataatgaatatttatgtgtCTTATGTACACCTCTTGttcaaataatttttgATGATTTGATTCAAGCAATTCATAATTTTCAAAAATTATCAGATAAGTATGAAGAATTacaacaaaaatataaaatattgaaaaatgaagaaataaGAGAAGGagatgaaaaagaaaaaaaggattatataaatgggcaagcaaaaataattaaaaatgacAAAGATGATAACCATACTaaagatgataataataaaaggaATGACAACTCTAATGTTGATGGTAACAATAATGATAGTGATAATAATCCACTATTGTGtgaaatatatgaaaacaaaattaaaGAACTTAATAAAAGACTAGATGAAGAATGTAAATTAAAAgaacaatatattttagaaaataaaaaattagaaatatccttaaatattataaaacaaaataagAACAAAGAACataatgaagaagaaattGATACATCTAGTTATGAATTATCACTTAGTGATACACATGATTCAAATTATAAACGTATAACATCATATGACGATATTgaattagaaaaaaaaaaaaaaatatatcaaaaaatggggaaaaagatattgaaaaataaaCACTCTTCTATAATAAATGATCATACCTTATCTCTTGGCAAAgaattatcatattataaaaatctCTGTAAGGAATTTAAAGTTGAGTTGGAGTTATTAAGAAATCGTCAGAAGGGGGATATCCTTGCACAAATGGAAGATACTATGACCCAAG GTAATGATAAATCTTTTGAGGAGAAGGACCAAGAAATAAACTATCTTAAAGAAAGGCTGCATGAATATGAAATTGAAATTCGTAAACTCAACGAGCTTCGATTAATAAACGGAGtaaaagaacaaaaaacATTGAGAGATAATGAATCATTATCTGAAAGTATGCTAAACGAAAATTCTCaaaattttcataattatcaaaatgaaaagaatgacgaaaaaacatatagcatggatgataataataataataataataataataataataataatagtttTAATTGGAGAGGTtcaaaaaatgataattcTACCTATGATGTTGACAACttcaataaaataataaaatcaAAAGACAATGAAATTTTTCATCTTAAAAATCAAGTTGTATTGTTAGAAACACAattagaaataaaaaatgacgatgaaaaaaattttaatgaaatatataatggAAAGATAAAGGgagataataatatatatattaatatgaacaaGTCAGGCGAAAGTTATAGTTCAACTAAAGAGGGAGAAACTTGCGAAGAAGATGtagaaaaaagaaaaggtacagaaaatataataaatgataaagaCAATAAAATGAAGAACATGCAAGATGAATATAAAGCATATTTGGAATTAGACGAATTACGTGTTGATatgaaattaaaagaagaaaatattgaagaattagaaaaaataatattaaaattaaaaaaagaattaaaagaagaaagaaaaaaaagtgagaaatatgaaagaaaatataatgaagaaaagAGTGAGCTAGctatattaaaagaagaaatgCATTCATTAGAAAAACAAATTGAAGTTAAACAAAGTGAATTtgatttaaataaaaatacaataaataatttgaaATTAGAATCTGCtgaatttaataatattatatcatgTTCAAATGAAACGAAAAAACATTTAACAgattatatacataatttatTGAATAAATTAAGTGAATGtaatgaaaaaatgaatgaaTTAAAAGATATGAATATTTTGACAAACCAAAAAATAGAaggatataaaaatgaaataagaaaattaaaaacTGATTTGATTGATTCAAATAATCAAGTAGATGAATTTGCAACACTTTTAgataaaaaagatgaagctatagaaaattataaatataaattagaaaatataaataaagagtattcaaatataaatatgaaatataatgaaatattaaaagataatCAAAATTTACAGATTCAGAATTCTTCTAATAATGCAAACAGTACATTAATTATTCAACAGTTACAACAAGaaatagatatattaaatataacaaataatcatttaaaaaaagtagAAGAAGATTATAAGATAATATTACAAGAGAAAACAATAATTGAAGATGCAGCTATAAAGATACAAACCGAATTAAAAAAGTCAGTggagaaaataaaaaatttggAAGTTTATATACAGACATTATCTGTCGAAATaggaaatataaaaacacAAAGAGATGATTCTTTAGATGCACTAACAAAAGTAGCTATTGATAAAACACAATatgaaaatgaattaatacaaagtaaaaatattatatatgaattaaaaaaacaaatagATGAGTATCAAAATAATGCAAGATTTgttgaaaataatattagtGAGATTAgtaaaatacatattaaaaaagaagaagaatatacattattaaaaaatgaagtAAAATCTTTAAGagaaaatttaaatgaaaaaaatattaaattacAATTActagaagaaaaagaaaaaaaattggaACAGAATCATAtagtatataataattttcatttagAAGCTcaaaagaaatataattcatatgaaaaagttattgataatttaaaaagagAAATAGATGAattgaatataaataatagtgataatatagtaataattgaaaaattaaaagaagaattaCAACGAgaacaaaacaaaaaatataatatcaatTATGATTATGTAGATGGTTTTATGGATAACCAAATGGATATATCACTATCTtctaataaatatgataatattaataataataatattaataataataatagtgtAAAAGTTCAAAATCTTGACAACACATATGATGTTAGTAATATTAAACATgatcataaaaatattgttaGTGATATAAGTGGAATCAATCACAAAATAGATGGTGATACACAAAGGAAGGAacaagaaaatatatataataatgtgcaaaatgataaaaagACAATTTATAAAGGAGAAgacaataataatttaacctatgaatataatgatgattttaatatttttattaattcaaataaaaCTAAAGTTAAGAgtaaaacaaaaaataatatagatataagagaaaataaagaaaatgtggaaaattattcaaatgattctataaaaaatgaaggacatgatgatgaaaataaagaaagGAAAGAAGAATTGCcaagagaaaaaaaacagGTAGATACACATTTTGATAATGTATGTGTAAAGAAAgaagatattaaaaataaagatacAAATGACagtaaaaatataaaaaaaaattatgataagAATGAAGAAGACCTACTTCATAGTACATCTAGTGATATGTCATCTTATCTTGgaaataatgatatatctttatttagTAGTgcaaaattaaaaaaaatgtttaatCTTAgtcatacatataataaaaaaaataatgcAGACAATAAAATGGATAGTGTGAACAAATTGAAAGTTGTGAATAAAACAAATACAGATGATGTTATCTCTAGTAGtaagaaaaacaaaaatgattattatgatgatatGGCTTATgatttgaaaaaaaattggacatataataaaggagagaaaaagaaaagtgggcaagaaaataaagaatatataaataatgatataaaagGAAATGATAATCACATAATGatagataaaaaaaatataaataaagattCTATAAATAAGAAGGATAGTATGATAAAACCTATcaatatgaagaaaaaatataatttgGATAGTTCAtttattgatattattgataaatctatttataaaaataatcaaaagAATAATTTAGTGAGTCAAATTACAAGtgatgaagaaaatgatgaGAAATTTccattattttatgttgaagagaataaaaatagaaataaaaataaaatggaTATGCAAAATAAAGGGGACATGTCTAATTTAGAAGACGAATTTGATGAAGATATGATGGTGAAGGGtgtaataaatatgaaagacaataaaaataataaaaaaaataaaaataataataataataataatagtgataagaatgataattataataataatttatctAGATATCATTCTAGAAATGTAAACAAAATTTCTAGACAAAATAATGatcaaaatgataattatataaataataaaattacaGATAGTAATGTAAGAAATAAATCCTATAATGAGAAgaataagaaaaaaaattacaatTTTATTTCTCAAACTAGTTATGAAGctaatagtaataatagtaGCATTGTTTTATTAGATTCATTAAGTTCAGATATGGGACCTAACATAAGTgttgataaatataatcaaactaaaaataaggaaatgataaataataacaatagTAAGGGTGATAGgaatgaatataataatgatcTATATAGTTcaaatgattataataatttaaaaaaaggTACCTTCCTAATAAGTGATAATTCTCGTGGTGTTAAAATGAATACATATGATGGcaaagataataaaaataaatatacatatgataataaaaataaatatacatatgatgataaaaataaatatacatatgataataattacaatatgaataaaaCAAATAGTAAAATGGATAAATCGTAtgagaataaaaaaaaatatacaaatataaaaaataacaacaacaataataataataataataattataactATGATAAGtatgataattatgataattatgataatgtatataataaagcAGTAATAAGAAATGAACCCGTTATATCTAACAAGtctaaaataaaaaaagatttatataataaatatatggaTGTTTTAAAAAGTTTAAAAAGTGAAGAAATGGATGCTTCAGTTAATacaacaaataataaaactaTCGATTTCACAAATGATTTTACAAAGACACAAGAAAATTCAACatcaatattatcatcatctAAAACACTGCAAAAAGATAGTTTACTAAGTAATCTTTctaaatttaaatttaatgaGGAGCTTCATGAATATTCCTGTGATCCCTTAACAATTATTAAGCCCATTGAGGAATCCAACCGAGattattttgaataa